Proteins encoded by one window of Nasonia vitripennis strain AsymCx chromosome 5, Nvit_psr_1.1, whole genome shotgun sequence:
- the LOC107981092 gene encoding uncharacterized protein LOC107981092 — MTEPTYIVLLGVESGDCHYSVEYISTDPYDVERVRTLDRQLHRCLIEIIQERGISTGQLRQHLSKDDSIIEDISRRQPDLGKLLMNRFDLPLLWVAVLCRYQESAELLVRYGADVEETCDMQRSMHGVRVNKKLSILHALVEMYPSEWNERFMALVIEHDADLEIRDCYGRSVLHLAVLYCRVELIEKLLQLGVDVQTFCDNGKTPLLEAADNEKAELLMPLLVRYGASLNDRDPFGFNVLYYLASAPGGQHLDLARDLIKFGISPREITTNSEHDQTIHVAVRHDKIDLVNFYLDNGASVNASGFYGEGPLSVAVKNCEGPEMMLNLLRRGADIDQKNLDGETASHSLAKTDKNMIKKMDILLAVGADMFAENQRGMSAFDIIHRRINPMEAQSMKMILKRLSLCKSRLQPNTELKNERFYKRLKPNHWSYCQTFLEEIKRMRSTKFIETCSFYDLLTKCHCKIAQLMRHLEFEKKFREFDHSVFELYSEDIVEAFERAKKFYDALMDQEELIAEVTNNILPDMVVRKLADYTVCCEIDEIKMIVQASRSGVHSKCKVENQEVNKLKPTFFSL; from the exons ATGACCGAGCCTACTTACATCGTTCTGCTCGGCGTCGAATCCGGCGATTGTCATTACAGTGTGGAATACATTAGCACCGATCCCTACGACGTAGAGCGCGTGAGGACGCTAGACCGGCAGCTGCACCGTTGTCTCATCGAGATCATCCAAGAGCGCGGTATCAGCACCGGTCAGCTGCGACAGCACCTGAGCAAAGACGACTCGATAATCGAAGATATCAGCCGCCGGCAACCCGACCTCGGCAAATTGCTTATGAACAGATTCGATCTCCCACTGCTGTGGGTCGCTGTGTTATGCCGCTACCAGGAGTCGGCTGAACTCCTTGTCCGCTACGGGGCCGACGTCGAGGAGACCTGCGACATGCAGCGCTCGATGCACGGCGTCAGAGTCAACAAAAAGCTGAGCATACTACACGCCCTCGTAGAGATGTATCCCTCGGAGTGGAACGAGCGGTTCATGGCCCTCGTCATAGAGCACGATGCCGACTTGGAAATCCGAGACTGCTACGGGCGTAGCGTCCTGCACCTGGCGGTGCTCTACTGCAGAGTCGAGTTGATCGAGAAGCTGCTGCAACTGGGAGTCGACGTGCAGACCTTCTGCGACAACGGCAAGACGCCGCTGCTCGAGGCAGCCGATAACGAGAAGGCCGAGCTGTTGATGCCGCTGCTGGTCAGGTACGGGGCCAGTCTCAACGACAGGGACCCCTTTGGCTTCAACGTCCTCTACTACCTGGCCTCGGCTCCCGGTGGACAACACCTCGATCTGGCCAGAGACCTGATCAAGTTCGGCATCTCACCCCGGGAAATTACGACCAACTCGGAGCACGACCAGACTATTCACGTGGCCGTTCGGCACGACAAGATCGATTTG GTCAATTTCTACCTGGACAACGGCGCCAGCGTGAACGCCTCAGGATTCTATGGCGAAGGCCCGCTGTCCGTCGCCGTGAAGAACTGCGAGGGCCCGGAGATGATGCTGAATCTGCTGAGACGCGGCGCGGACATCGACCAGAAAAACCTGGACGGCGAGACCGCGTCGCACAGTCTTGCCAAGACCGACAAAAACATGATCAAGAAGATGGACATACTTCTGGCCGTCGGCGCGGACATGTTCGCCGAAAACCAGAGGGGCATGTCGGCCTTCGACATCATCCATCGCAGGATAAATCCGATGGAAGCTCAGAGCATGAAGATGATACTGAAGAGACTGTCGCTGTGCAAGTCGCGCCTGCAGCCGAACACCGAGTTAAAAAACGAAAGGTTCTACAAACGTCTGAAACCCAATCACTGGTCCTATTGCCAGACCTTCCTCGAGGAGATCAAGAGGATGAGATCGACCAAATTCATTGAGACCTGCAGCTTCTACGACCTATTGACCAAGTGCCACTGCAAGATTGCCCAGCTGATGCGGCACCTCGAATTCGAGAAGAAATTCAGGGAGTTTGATCACAGCGTCTTTGAATTATACTCCGAGGATATAGTGGAGGCTTTCGAGCGCGCGAAGAAGTTCTATGACGCACTGATGGACCAGGAGGAGCTGATCGCTGAAGTTACCAATAACATTTTGCCCGACATGGTAGTGCGAAAATTAGCCGATTACACGGTGTGCTGTGAAATTGACGAGATCAAGATGATAGTCCAAGCATCTCGTAGCGGCGTACACTCTAAATGTAAAGTTGAAAATCAGGAAGTGAACAAATTAAAACCTACATTTTTTAGtttataa
- the LOC100122959 gene encoding vacuolar protein sorting-associated protein 51 homolog, whose translation MTSESSGNPYDINGPNFNSDLYLQKLLKDYNLKQIMDHEAEVVHETQTLHSDMQTLVYENYNKFISATDTVRKMKYDFNQMEESMDLLAKNMDSITSFSEQISTTLQGTRGQIMRLSSVHSLLKKLQFLFKLPNNLKDKINEENYSQAVQDYIHAQRVLNQYGNMPSFQGIQKDCEEIVEEMKDKLRTQFHKTDASTKSLAESVDLLLQLKEPADVLCADFLTHADKRLSEQLDNLKEMCENDIIEFVEMGSSGFLSDLCLIVASYKDMFVNRPPVDKNEFSDDFDTKAVSRLNTFIMNNMKKYFDLVSKRVENVADTVVLVRALDRFYKRLQAMNALCEDTDFARTGTDIVIGAGRKQCRNHLSALKQHLSETLAKVRQTLASKVSSDGDGGLPELQALLVMPTIEKVKGILQDLLVFLQPELSFGLKPQFLQRFCVDEVREGLVIGFLHHLTATANGFCTGLDAPKFPPTLLLLLSKMCLEFKDSNVHYLLTSTDDLFNIEEYAASKNDVTSETEICENFQKAAQELLNHFVRLQGLTVSQMLRKSVETRDWLHTIEPRTVRAVMKRVVEDITAIESQVTALYDDTDGQVDRSSDSSRKTHSVSRHQYRSNWSSYTPSHLDSSFVSNIHKLFSERIEIFSSVHFNKASILTGIIKISLKTFLECVRLRTFSKYGLQQIQVDTHYLQLYLWRFVSDENLVHFLLDEILGSAVHRCLEPVLMEPSVVDIICERN comes from the exons atgactTCGGAAAGCTCTGGTAATCCATACGATATTAATGGACCGAATTTTAATTCCGATCTGTACTTACAGAAGTTATTGAAG gaTTATAATCTCAAGCAGATTATGGATCATGAAGCGGAGGTTGTTCATGAAACTCAAACTCTGCATTCGGATATGCAAACTTTGGTGTACGAAAATTACAACAAATTTATATCAGCAACAGATACTGTTCGAAAG ATGAAATATGACTTCAATCAAATGGAAGAATCAATGGATCTGCTTGCAAAAAACATGGACAGTATTACCTCTTTTTCTGAACAGATATCTACAACCTTACAAGGCACTCGCGGACAGATCATGAGATTATCTTCAGTTCATAgccttttaaaaaagttgcaatttttattcaaactgCCTAATAATCTTAAAGATAAAATCAATGAAGAAAATTACAGTCAA GCTGTACAAGATTATATTCATGCACAAAGAGTATTAAACCAGTATGGTAATATGCCGTCTTTCCAAGGAATTCAAAAAGACTGTGAAGAGATCGTAGAAGAGATGAAGGACAAGCTTAGGACCCAATTCCACAAAACGGATGCCTCAACTAAATCATTAGCTGAAAGTGTTGATTTGCTTCTTCAGTTAAAGGAACCAGCAGATGTATTATGCGCCGATTTTCTAACTCATGCTGACAAAAGACTGTCAGAACAGCTTGATAACTTGAAGGAAATGTGCGAAAATGACATCATTGAATTCGTAGAGATGGGAAGCTCTGGTTTTCTCAGTGATCTATGTTTAATTGTTGCCTCCTATAAGGATATGTTTGTTAATAGACCACCTGTAGACAAAAATGAATTCAGTGATGATTTTGATACAAAAGCTGTTTCTCGCCTCAATACCTTTATCATGAACAACATGAAAAAGTATTTTGACTTGGTTTCCAAAAGAGTTGAGAATGTGGCTGATACTGTAGTTTTAGTTAGAGCCCTAGACAGATTTTATAAAAGACTTCAAGCTATGAATGCGCTTTGTGAAGATACAGATTTTGCCAG AACTGGAACTGACATAGTAATAGGAGCAGGCAGAAAGCAGTGCAGGAATCACTTGTCTGCTTTGAAGCAACATCTGAGTGAAACTCTTGCTAAAGTCAGACAGACTCTGGCATCGAAAGTCTCTTCCGATGGTGACGGTGGCTTGCCAGAACTCCAAGCGCTACTTGTTATGCCTACCATTGAAAAAGTCAAAGGAATTTTACAAGACTTACTG gtATTTTTACAACCAGAACTTTCATTTGGACTCAAGCCCCAGTTCTTGCAGCGATTCTGCGTCGACGAAGTTAGAGAAGGTTTGGTGATCGGTTTCCTACATCATCTCACCGCTACCGCGAACGGATTCTGTACTGGTCTAGATGCACCGAAATTTCCGCCTACGCTGTTATTACTTTTAAGCAAGATGTGCCTTGAGTTCAAAGACAGCAACGTTCATTATCTC CTCACGTCAACGGACGACCTATTCAACATCGAAGAATACGCAGCGTCCAAAAACGACGTGACTTCCGAAACAGAGATTTGCGAGAACTTTCAGAAAGCGGCTCAGGAGTTGTTGAATCACTTTGTACGTCTTCAAGGTCTGACGGTGTCGCAGATGTTGAGGAAATCGGTGGAAACGCGTGACTGGCTGCACACCATCGAGCCGCGAACCGTCAGAGCCGTGATGAAGCGCGTCGTCGAGGACATCACGGCGATCGAATCGCAAGTCACTGCTTTGTACGACGACACCGATGGCCAAGTCGACAGAAGCAGCGACAGCAGTAGGAAAACTCATag CGTTTCAAGACACCAGTATAGATCTAACTGGTCATCCTACACGCCGAGCCACTTGGATTCTTCCTTCGTGTCAAACATACACAAGCTTTTCTCAGAAAGAATCGAGATCTTCTCCTCCGTGCATTTCAACAAGGCGTCGATTCTAACAGGAATCATCAAAATAAGTCTCAAG ACTTTCCTGGAGTGCGTGAGACTGAGGACTTTCAGCAAATACGGACTGCAGCAGATTCAGGTGGACACGCACTACTTGCAGCTGTACCTCTGGCGATTCGTCAGCGATGAAAA TTTGGTGCACTTCCTGCTCGACGAAATTCTGGGCAGCGCGGTGCACAGATGCCTCGAGCCCGTGCTGATGGAGCCGAGCGTCGTCGATATCATCTGCGAGAGAAATTAA
- the LOC100216473 gene encoding THAP domain containing protein, which yields MPHPCVVCGRSRMNPNNRVEEYIFFGFPVNDEPRCKKWLEFCCREELYKLSKKQLLQRMVCSKHFLFSDFVNDFYDRLNSTAVPKLYDPKQSLYNISCVLCGRFRKDPPDADDDGATFHHFPGEEFRCLKWLDFVGVDSYYRLTRKEIMFCYICSKHFKKNQFVPGFNNRLIDDAVPSIKNPDENEDNENSSLVSEPTDDVELFNYCPKEVSPINPLPIAVLESRACAACGRLRSDPKNKIQKFKFHPFPAYEIGRCLKWCKFLGREDILKMSPNQIRRLVLCSGHFQIGQNFNGNGPCDAVPTIHEDNNGFEVVIVSEDTHLADGEENKVVRASVSSKKPKQDPLNKPAPLAKKRGKSKRPTCINIPKADPKVEGFTVKKLPIPTTSNWKLIANQFQPITVSNNLVTTPEIKKVILPFTGDISKLGAPIPVNSLASIPPGLLIKINLPDQDKTSVKPVKKTKRKGMQQDQTEFIKYNFVKSNIKTGLVQNGFVESVPTNDPSEEIEEVEGMETFKEKMYVDNFEEKESDLVDEQSFYKEQEEDMIVEETQPKLKMSARCRRTLIPIQCELRRFLNKLKPHVKRLPKKSKAQVKLAIVNMVIDRL from the coding sequence ATGCCGCATCCTTGTGTTGTTTGTGGTCGTTCACGTATGAATCCAAATAATAGAGTGGAGgagtacatattttttggaTTTCCTGTTAACGATGAGCCTCGATGCAAAAAGTGGTTGGAATTTTGCTGTAGAGAGGAACTTTATAAGCTGTCCAAAAAACAATTACTTCAAAGAATGGTTTGCTCTAaacattttcttttctctgattttgtaaatgatttttacgaTAGACTGAATAGCACTGCTGTTCCTAAACTGTACGACCCTAAGCAAAGCTTGTATAATATTAGTTGTGTACTGTGTGGTCGTTTTCGAAAGGACCCACCTGATGCTGATGATGATGGAGCAACTTTCCATCACTTTCCAGGAGAAGAATTTCGATGTTTAAAGTGGTTAGACTTTGTTGGGGTTGATTCTTATTATAGGCTCACGAGAAAAGAAATCATGTTTTGTTATATTTGCTCtaagcattttaaaaaaaatcaatttgtgCCTGGATTTAATAATAGATTGATTGATGATGCTGTACCAAGCATCAAGAATCCTGATGAGAATGAAGATAATGAAAATTCAAGTCTAGTCTCAGAGCCTACAGATGATGTAGAATTATTCAACTATTGCCCAAAAGAAGTAAGTCCAATAAATCCTCTACCAATAGCTGTTTTAGAAAGTCGAGCATGCGCAGCTTGTGGACGTTTAAGATCGGATCCAAAGAATAAAATACAGAAGTTTAAGTTTCATCCTTTTCCTGCATATGAGATTGGAAGATGCTTGAAGTGGTGTAAATTTTTAGGCAGAGAAGACATCTTGAAAATGTCTCCTAATCAGATTCGTAGACTGGTTTTATGCTCAGGGCATTTTCAAATTGGTCAAAATTTTAATGGTAATGGCCCATGTGATGCTGTTCCTACTATTCATGAGGACAATAATGGCTTTGAAGTTGTTATAGTTTCTGAAGACACTCACTTGGCAGATGGAGAAGAGAACAAGGTAGTGAGAGCTTCTGTATCAagtaaaaaaccaaagcaagaTCCATTAAATAAGCCAGCACCACTAGCAAAGAAAAGAGGCAAATCGAAAAGACCAACTTGTATCAACATCCCTAAAGCAGATCCAAAAGTAGAAGGCTTTACTGTGAAGAAACTACCTATTCCTACAACCAGCAATTGGAAATTGATTGCCAATCAATTTCAACCAATCACTGTATCCAACAACTTAGTTACTACACCggaaataaagaaagtcaTTTTACCATTCACTGGAGATATTTCAAAATTGGGAGCTCCTATTCCAGTTAACAGTTTGGCTAGTATACCTCCAGGATtgcttataaaaattaatctgCCAGATCAGGACAAAACTTCTGTAAAACCCGttaagaaaacaaaaagaaagggCATGCAACAAGATCAAActgaatttattaaatataattttgtaaaaagtaACATAAAAACTGGACTtgtacaaaatggctttgttGAAAGTGTACCTACAAACGATCCCTCTGAGGAAATAGAAGAAGTAGAAGGTATGGAGACATTCAAAGAGAAAATGTATGTGGATAACTTTGAAGAAAAAGAATCAGACTTGGTGGATGAGCAGTCATTTTACAAAGAACAAGAGGAAGATATGATTGTGGAAGAAACACAGCCAAAACTAAAAATGTCAGCAAGATGTAGAAGGACACTAATACCAATACAGTGCGAATTAAGGcgttttttaaacaaacttaaaCCTCATGTTAAAAGACTACCTAAAAAATCTAAAGCACAGGTCAAACTTGCCATTGTTAACATGGTTATTGATAGGTTGTGA
- the LOC100114409 gene encoding charged multivesicular body protein 3: MGLFGRSQEKNPKEMVNEWAHKLKKEGYQIDRQVRAIQREEDKVKKSLKDAAKKGDKDVCKILAKEVIRARNACNKLHTSKAHLNSVTLQMKNQLATIRVAGSLSKSTEVMQAMQALVKVPEVAATMRELSKEMMKAGIIEEMMDETLDSMEDSEEMEEAADAEVDKILWEVTAGQMGSAPDVVTDTPGASTSKDEEVEEVNDDKELEEMKNRLQSLRS; this comes from the exons ATGGGTCTTTTCGGGCGGTCGCAAGAGAAAAATCCCAAAGAAATG GTTAACGAATGGGCGCACAAGCTCAAGAAAGAAGGTTATCAGATAGACAGACAGGTTAGAG CGATTCAAAGAGAAGAGGACAAAGTGAAAAAGTCATTGAAAGATGCAGCCAAAAAGGGCGACAAGGATGTCTGCAAAATCTTGGCAAAGGAGGTTATCCGGGCCAGGAATGCTTGCAATAAACTGCACACTTCCAAAGCACATCTAAACTCCGTTACCTTGCAAATGAAGAACCAGCTGGCAACGATAAGAGTTGCTGGATCTCTATCAAAATCAACAGAAGTCATGCAGGCGATGCAGGCACTCGTCAAAGTGCCAGAAGTTGCTGCAACCATGAGAGAACTGTCCAAAGAGATGATGAAAGCAGGAATTATCGAGGAAATGATGGATGAAACCCTGGATTCAATGGAGGATTCGGAAGAAATGGAAGAGGCAGCTGACGCAGAGGTTGACAAG attcTATGGGAGGTAACTGCAGGACAGATGGGAAGTGCTCCTGATGTTGTAACTGATACTCCAGGAGCATCTACTTCTAAAGATGAAGAGGTGGAGGAAGTGAACGACGACAAGGAGTtagaagaaatgaaaaataggtTACAAAGCCTTCGTAGTTAG